The Lycium barbarum isolate Lr01 chromosome 10, ASM1917538v2, whole genome shotgun sequence genome includes a region encoding these proteins:
- the LOC132612619 gene encoding acyl-CoA-binding domain-containing protein 4, which yields MGSDGQNWYLDLTYDQWVPLSVSGPRPAARYKHAAATVDGKLYIIGGSRNGRYLSDIQVFDLKSLTWSTIKLNSGVLPATSGHNMIMWENKLLFLAGHSKDVSDTVTVRFIDLQSYECGVIETFGKLPVARGGQSVTLFGSKLIMFGGEDRHRRLLNDVSVLDLETMSWSNVETTQTSPAPRFDHTAALHADRYLLILGGCSHSIFFNDLHVLDLETMEWSQPQLQGDLVSPRAGHAGVTLGDNWYIVGGGDNRSGVPETLVLNMSKLVVSVLATVKGRDPLASEGLSVSSASLDGEKFLVAFGGYNGKYNNEVYVMRPKPRDVLHPKILQSPAAEAAAASVRAAYALTKPEKLDLPEREDSNFKEVHVDSAQHNLSVEISALGEQKKVLESSIADVRAENANLRTNLDDVNATHADLSKELQSVQGQLISERSRCAKLEAQIGELQKMLESMKSIEEEVQALRREKSELERDMERASSVQKQGSGGWKWITG from the exons ATGGGATCTGATGGTCAAAATTGGTATTTGGATTTAACCTATGATCAATGGGTTCCTTTGTCTGTCTCTGGTCCGAGACCAGCTGCGCGCTACAAG CATGCAGCTGCCACAGTTGATGGAAAATTATATATCATTGGTGGAAGTCGTAATGGACGATACCTGTCTGACATTCAG GTCTTTGATCTGAAAAGTTTGACATGGTCCACTATAAAGTTGAATTCTGGAGTTCTTCCAGCTACCTCTGGCCACAATATG ATTATGTGGGAAAATAAGCTTCTATTTCTTGCTGGTCACTCAAAGGATGTTTCTGACACAGTAACAG TTCGGTTCATTGATCTTCAATCATATGAATGTGGTGTTATAGAGACCTTTGGAAAACTTCCG GTAGCTCGAGGTGGGCAATCGGTTACCCTTTTTGGATCTAAACTCATAATGTTCGGTGGAGAAGACCGGCATAGGCGTCTGCTAAATGATGTTAGTGTTCTTGATCTAGAGACAATGAGTTGGAGTAATGTTGAGACCAC GCAGACATCCCCAGCTCCCAGGTTCGATCATACAGCTGCACTCCATGCCGACCGCTACCTTCTGATTCTGGGTGGATGTTCTCATTCAATTTTTTTCAACGATCTTCATGTCCTTGACTTGGAAACG ATGGAATGGTCTCAACCACAACTTCAGGGGGATCTGGTTAGTCCAAGAGCTGGTCATGCTGGTGTCACTCTAGGTGACAACTGGTATATTGTTGGTGGTGGAGATAACAGAAGCG GTGTGCCAGAAACTCTCGTGTTAAATATGTCGAAGCTTGTAGTGTCTGTATTAGCAACTGTAAAGGGGAGAGATCCACTCGCGAGTGAG GGACTGAGTGTTTCTTCAGCATCACTTGATGGTGAGAAATTCTTGGTTGCTTTTGGTGGCTACAACGGGAAGTACAATAACGAG GTATATGTTATGAGGCCTAAACCAAGGGATGTATTACATCCTAAGATACTTCAATCACCGGCAGCCGAAGCAGCAGCAGCTTCTGTCAGAGCTGCATATGCCTTAACTAAACCAGAGAAGTTAGACTTGCCCGAGAGAGAAGATTCCAATTTTAAGGAAGTCCATGTTGATAGCGCCCAGCATAATCTTTCGGTAGAAATTAGTGCACTTGGAGAACAAAAAAAGGTGTTGGAGTCATCAATTGCAGATGTCAGAGCAGAAAATGCTAATCTCAGGACTAATCTTGATGATGTCAATGCCACTCATGCTGACTTGTCTAAG GAGCTTCAGTCAGTTCAAGGTCAACTTATATCTGAGAGATCAAGATGTGCTAAACTGGAG GCACAAATAGGAGAGCTACAGAAGATGCTAGAGTCTATGAAGTCTATAGAGGAGGAAGTTCAAGCTCTACGAAGGGAGAAATCTGAATTGGAACGTGACATGGAGCGTGCTTCATCTGTCCAGAAACAGGGCTCGGGCGGTTGGAAGTGGATTACTGGATAA